The DNA sequence AGGGCCAAAATAGAGCCACTTTCAATATATATTATGTGACTTGGTGACACCTCAGTGCTTCCAATACAACCATCCCACCCCATTTGGGATGTCTTCGGAAGATTTTTGTAGGTCTGGGCCGTTTGCTTTTGATGCTTGCTGTACATATCCCCTTAGAAAAAATAACTGCAGTTTTTTCGCAGTACAGTTCAGTTATCGTTGgctacagtgcagtgcagtattTTCATGTCCAATGCATTTCTGTAGTAAAGTACAGTATGCGACACAATGCAGTTTTTTGTGTCCAAAATACTGCACTCCCTGCATAAAGACGGCAAATATTTCCTCCAAAACGGCGGTTTTGATACTTAGGGCCAGTAGCCTACTGTCTGAGGCTGACTCTTCTTCATCTGTGTGTCTTGCCAAGACATAGCTACTGAACTGGCTCCCCTGATTCCCTTCAATATTTTTTCCAAACGTAGACTATTTTAAGCAATAATTATAGGCTAATActtcatataggcctaatttGCGATCTATTGCCCATGCAGCACTAAAAACAGAAGACGTGattatatttcacaactttGCCGTGACAGGGGAAGGCTGGCAAGCAAGCCGCAGACAGATCAGGGGATTAATTTCCTTGTTTGGTTGCCCTAGACTAGGCCAgcaacacacactggagagatgCGTGTAGACATCAAACCATGGAATGAACGCAAGTTACCGACTGCTGTTCCCGCAGTTCATTCTCGTGAAGTTTCTTCTTTCGTATTCACGTTCATCTTGTTAATGTAGCTTATGAAACGCTGTCGCTGCATCGGTATATGGCTACCTGTCTGTTACTAGCTTGGCTCAAGGGGAGACCGGGGAGGGGGGCCTTCATTTAATTGCGGGGCCCTACGCAACTTGCGTAATGTGCGTATATGGAGGACTTGCCCTGACCTGGGCTGTATGCACTGTTATTCTTACAACTGATCGATCTTTACAGTATTTTTACAACTGAACAATCTTTGTGTTATTTTTATAACTGAATGATCAATCGGTGTTATTTTTATAACTGATCCATCTTTGTTCTTCTCTGTAGTATTTTGTGGAAAGGCTGGCGGATCCAGTAGTGGAAGTCGGTAACGTTACGCTGAACGCCAGTCGTGCAGAAGGTGCCGGAGATGATGGCCGCAATGTCCTGCAGGCCAAGTTCAGCAACGTGATGACCCTATGCGCCATGGTGCCTCTTCTCATATTCACCTGCCTCAACTCCTTCATCCACCAGAGGTAGCGTACGCCACAGCTCACCTGTGCTCCTGTTCACCTGCCTCATTCACACCCAACATCAGTACTCATTAAAAGACTTAGAAATGGAATGCTTGGAAAAGGAATCCGACTTTGGCCACATCTGACGTGCATTTCACGTTCCCCATGGCTTCAGCACTTTGATTGTGTTCTGAATCTGCATTAACACCCAGAATTCAATCCACAGTCCCTCAGTCCTTTtatctgactttttttttaaaaatctattattatttttatatatatatatatatatatataagtgcCTATCTCAACTTTGTCCCACTTCCAACTCTCACCCCACGGACTCCTGCAGCTCATGCCTTCTTTGGTCCCGCCTCGCTATGACTccccctgccctcctcctcctcctcctcctcctcctcctcctcctcctcctcctcctcctcctcctgctgctgctgccctcaaTGCATCCCTGACCCTAACCGTACTCCTCTAAACCCCGCATACccatctgcacctcctcctgagCTCCCCTGTGGGTGTCGGGGGGCCCAGTGGTGTCCcaggggtgggtgagggctCTGTGAGTCCAGGTGGGATTGCGTGAGACTGGCCTGCACATATGGAGGCATATGATCCCACCGTTTGAGGCTCGCGTTCCTCAGGGCCGTGTTTGTTTTAATTATGTGTGGGTACGGGGAAGGATTGCCAGGGATCTCCGATCGCTCCACTCCCCTGTGTAAACAGCTCCTCAGGAATGTTCTACTCacaactcttcctcctcctctccctcatcctcctcttcctcctcctctctgtcctcctctctggtCAGGATCCCTCAGAAGCTGCGTATTTCCGGCTGCCTCTCGGTCATCCTGGTGGTGTTCCTGATGACCGCCGTCCTGGTCAAGGTGGACGTGTCCCCGGTGCCGTTCTTCACGCTCACCATGATCAAGATCGTCTGTAtaaactgtgagtgtgtgtgtgtgtgtgtgtgtgtgtgtgtgagttgtagctttactgtgttgtgttgtgtccctgCCATGTGTCCTGTATGCTGGCCAGATGGCTCGGTCAGgccccagcagccccagcagccccagccccTCCGTTCTAATCAGGCCACGCCACTGTCACTGCAGGCCGGGGGACCCCCCCCTGTGTTTCTGCTGTGCtccagtgctcacacacacacacacacacacacagcctgcagccCCAGGTTGTGGTTCTATTCAGCTCAGTTATGGGTTGTGGTCAGGTACTGGTAATTAGctccagccaaatgctggtgaAATGAGACTGTTGAGTGGCTGATGAATTTGACCATTTAGCTCTTAGTGATTGGGAGAATAATTTTCCAGCCCTGGTTGTAGTAGTGTTGAGCCACATGTCTGCTGCTGATGCTTGTGCCTAGTTCTGCTCCgctcagagaggaagagaggaagagaggagttcTTGATAAGCCTGCTTGTTGATGTTGTTCAGATTCCCTGGGCAGAGGCTCAAAACTAAGGAGCAAGGAGTGAGATGAAGGGCTTTGGGGGGGGACATGAACTTTGACCTTCCATTCCTCATGCAATGCTGCGTTCTCACACACTTGACGGCTCCAGCTCGTCACGCGGTCACGCGGTCACGTTCTCAGTCTTGTGTGCTTGCACTCCCCTCCACAGCCTTCGGCGCGGTGCTGCAGGGCAGTCTCTTCGGCCTGGCGGGAATGCTTCCTGCCTCCTACACCACGCCCATCATGAGCGGCCAGGGCCTCGCCGGAACCTTCGCCGCATTCTCCATGATCTGCGCCCTGGCCTGTAAGTGTCCCGTCCCGCTACGCGCCATAAGACGCCATGTTAGTGGACAAAGGCTGTTATTAAACCAgaaagtagatagatagataccgtaatttcccaactattagccgcggcttatatatTAATTTTggaaaatttcttcagctatgaggttaatataggggaccagttaatatggtgttaaatatggttttgtttcttttaacttgcataaaacactgtcctgcggcttatacgcaatgcggcttatatgcgggaaattactgtagatagatagatactttattgatccccaaggggaaattcaagagattTAAAGTGATCTAAttaatttgttcattcatttaacCTTTATTTCTTCTCAAAGTTCATGGGTAGTCCTCATTTGAAGTGATGCTAAAGCCTAATTagccatgtgtgtgtagatcctaacaacttttttaaaaacttttttagCTTTTTACAATAATTGTAAATGAAGTGGCCCTCTTTACTAACACCACCACAGGATTGCATCCTTATGTAGTAGGTCAGTTACTACACAGACGGGCAGACTTTAGGAAACCCCTTCCACCAGAGTTGGATGAAAATAAGAGGTGGCTGTAGGCACCCCTCATCACCCTTGACAGTGGAGGAAGCTGCAGGGTGATGACCTGtgacctctctctgttttcagcTGGCTCGGCCCTCAACGACAGTTCCTTTGGCTACTTCATCACCGCCTGCGTTGTGATCCTGTTGGCCATCTTCTCCTACCTCGCCCTGCCCAAAATGGTACGAAACGTTCCGTCTGTGAGTCATTTGACCAGCGCTGGTTTATAGGCTGTGATGCAGGATGAGTGAGGACGATGAGTCAGGAAGTCACAAAGAGGATCTAGGATGTCGAGTGGCTTTATTTATCTTGAGGGAATATTGTCCTCTGTATTGACCCATCCAGGCTTAGTGTGTGTACTCAAGCTTAAGCAATGTTTAGCCAAACAACAGTCATACTTTTCCTTCCGTCTCACATTTcgttgtatactgtatgtgccatcATTGGCTGAGTGCCAGTGCCGGGTGGTTTTGGGTGGGGTATTAACTTGAAAGAAGTTAAAGTTTGAAGACTTATTAAAATGAATTTTCCTGGAACAAGTCTTCCCTTTTGTGTCCACTGCAGGAGTTTTTCCAGTACTACGCCGAGAGCAATGGCCATCAGCCTATTAGTGACGAGGAGAACAAGATGGATCTGCTCAAGAAAGGTACGAGTCAGCCATAGAttctctatacagtatattctctcAGCACTAGTAAACATCTAAATCATTTCTTGCGTGGTTTAGCCCATGAGCCAAAAAGAATGTCTTTAATTAAATCTCTTGGGGAaccaccacccccacaaccCCCAACCACTGGGAAGTATGGCTTTCTCGTTCCTCCACAAACTTACCCCTGCTCCCCACACCCTGGGCAGGGTTAGCGCGGCTGTTTACAGTACTGTCCCTGCCTGCCGTGTGGTTTCTGAGTGGAAAGTCCGTATTCCCGTCGTCTAGACTGTaatgatgatgctgctgcttcTCCTCCTTCACCAACAACAAGAGCACAACACTCTCAGTGTTCCACACACTCAGACTGGGCGTCAGAGCCACCATGTTTAGGCTTGTGCTGCAAAGCGTTTATCTCCATGTTGAGTCTCGCTCGTCTCGTCCCCTCTCCCCAGACGGCCCTGCAGAGAAAAGGCCTGTGGTCAGTCTGACCGACGAAGACGGCAAGCCAGCTGTGTCCGTGTTCGCCATCTTTAAGCAGGTACAACATTCCCCACCGAagacttctttttctttttttcccctcgccTGTACACTGGGATGATTGTCTCAGAGAGCTGaagcagcacatgcacacacacacacacacacacacacacacacacagggagtagTGTGGTGTTCACCTGGAGGGCTGCAGTGCGTTAAAGTGTATTACGTCTGATCAAGTCAGAGCAGGTCATGACTTTCCTATTTGGGTCAAATACCAGGGATTCAAGAGTCTAGTAATGTCGGCATCATGCCCGTTAACAGATAATATTCTACCGTTATATCATATGCTAAAGGCCTCCTttacattaatgtgtgtgtgtgtgtgtgtgtgttgtcgtctCTAACCTGCAGATTTGGGTCATGGCTTTGTCTGTGTGCTGCATCTTTGCGGTCACCATCGGCACGTTCCCTGCAGTTACTGTGGACGTAAAAACCTCAGTGGTGGATGCTGGTGCTTggggtaagggtgtgtgtgtgtgtgtgcgcgtgtgtgagtatctttgtctttttgtctcaGAAGCACTTTGTCGTTTGCTAATTGTTGTCATTTCAGCCTGCGTTGTTCTGAGGTGATTGTTTTTCTCTCCTCGTCAGACATGTATTTCATCCCCGTGTCCTGCTTCCTCCTCTTCAATGTGATGGACTGGGCCGGACGCAGCCTCAccgctgtgtgtatgtgggtgagtagagggccctgtgtgtgtgtgtgtgtgtgtgtgtgtgtgtgtgtgtgtgtgtgttatgagagaCACAAAGTAAAGGCTTCTTAGAAATCCCCCCAGAAAGCAagaagtttgttttgttttggggtgtttttttttttttttttttcctggaggAATCCCACGTAACATCTGTTCTCTGAAGCTGGTTGGACGAGCTTGCTGGGTGGATTAAAAGGCATTTCCCCTGCTCTACCCCGGGGTCCCTCGCCTCGCTCCAGACGGAGTAATGACGCCCAAGAGGAGCCCTGCAAACATgagcaggattttttttttcttttttttccatgctCTCATCTCTCCTTGTAGAACAGATCTTTTTATTaaagggaaaaagaaaagattcTGGAACATTCAGTTGGTGGTAGCGCTGCGTGTGGTTGTTTAAACAGACTTGATCCTGCTGATATGAACATAAGCATTCATCATACATCAACTTTATGTTAACACAAACATTTATCATACGTTAACTTTACGTTACACTTTGTGCTTGATAAATGCGCCATATAAATAAACACTTACTAAATGTAGCAGTTTATTTTCCATTATACCCAAGATTTATGGGAGACTTGTATATAGAAGTAGATGGGTAAGGCTTTGCATGGGCAGAGAGAGCATGTTCTACACGTAGGTAAAACCGGCTCGACCTGTGACTGGATCTGCACACAGTCCGTAGCCTCTGCCCCTGTAGGAGCGTAATGGCCGCTCTCACCAACACATGTGCACGTAGCCCCACCGCACAGCTGATTTCCGCTGCTTAATTGGCCCAAATACAGTTTTATCCACTTACACTCACCCCGAGTGCACCTCTCAAAGGCTGCCTTTTTGTTGAATCAGTTGCTGACCACCAATATATTTTGGTTTTGAATCCACAGTCATTTTGTGTTCATTATGCCGTTGATTAAATCATATTGGGGGAGGaccaaataaaagaaagaaagaaagaaagaaagaaagaaagagaacttGGGAGTCAAGTGAGCGCACACGAGGCGTTCCAGAACTGAGTTTGTAAGAGAACCCCCTTCCCCTCTTTTGACCTGCAGCACTCTTCTACCAGCTGTGTGCAGATCATGTGCTTTACTTCCAATGTTCCCTCAACCACAGGCATGCATACTTCTCAATGAGGAGGttgtttcttctcctcctcctcctcctcctcctccccctctccaaacATGGTTGTATCTGTCTCATGGAtgacccaccccaaccccctgcACTTTGACTGGAATCTAATTAGAGGAATTGGTTTAGGGGCCTTGAGGTGGGGTCTGCTCTCAATGTTGCATGAGAGGCCAAAGAATGTGGAGTTGTTGGGAGTCTCGGACTGGGAGCTGTATCGTTCGATTGTGATATCTCCGCTGAAAGGGCAAGCTAATTGCATTAGGCAGAGTTGAATTGGTCAGATGGGTTTTTATTCCCAAAACCTCAATGATGAGAGGCATCGGAGAAAGTCCGGAATTCTTTCCCCCTCGTAGTCCGATTGTTCCATAGACATTTGAGCTGAACCGTGCCACACGCAAGTGACCTTTACTGTCGTGGAACATTCTCAAATTCAtcagcaacacagacacagttcaGTTGTTGTCAAGGCCAGACATGCTTGCGTTTAAGTGTGATTGTGGAAGACGGCGATTGTAAACAATTGTGTCGTTCTGTTGTCTTCTCTTGCCCCTCTAGCCCGGGAAAGACAGCATTCTGTTGCCCGTCCTGGTGTGTGCACGGGTCATCTTCGTGCCTCTCTTCATCCTGTGCAACGTGCAGCCCAGACACACCCTCCCCGTGGTGTTCGCTCACGACGCCTGGTACATCATCTTCATGATCTTCTTCGCCTTCAGCAATGGCTACCTGGCCAGTCTCTGCATGTGCTTCGGTCCAAAGTGAGTacaaatacatgcatgcatacatacacacacacacatatataaacaaccctgcatgcatacatacacacatactgtacatacatacatatataaacaaccctgcatgcatacatacacacatactgtacatacatacatattattTGTTTTCCCAAAATGGGTACTAGTGGTCAAGTCACATGATTGTTTCCATTCCGTCAGACGGCCTTGCGTCTGCGTTGCGTAGCGTAGCGTCCGTCTCATGGCTTGTTTTGTCTCCCTCGTCAGGAAAGTGGCCCAGCATGAGGCGGAGACCGCTGGGGCCATCATGGCCTTCTTCCTGTCCCTGGGCCTGGCGCTGGGAGCCGCGCTGTCCTTTGGCTTCCGGGCCATGATCTGAGAGACTGACCGCACAGCAGGACGCCTGTTCTCATGAGCCCCCTCCCCTGCTGAGGGCTCGGACTTTGAGTTGTCAGGGGTCGGGGGTcaggggttggggtgggggggacttttttttgttgttgttttttttgaccAGCCTGTCTCGCGTCACTCGGAGCCAGAAGTGCGTGTGTCTGGATGAGGTTACAGAGCCCGGGGGAGAACGGCACCTGCGCCACCTCCCTCCCTGTATTAATACCGCTTCTCTGTCCTGTTAGGAGGGACTGCTACATTAACTGTGCCCGCAGCGGTCAGTC is a window from the Sardina pilchardus chromosome 18, fSarPil1.1, whole genome shotgun sequence genome containing:
- the slc29a1a gene encoding equilibrative nucleoside transporter 1a; translation: MTAFTAPRDKYNAVWIIFFILGLGTLLPWNFFMTATMYFVERLADPVVEVGNVTLNASRAEGAGDDGRNVLQAKFSNVMTLCAMVPLLIFTCLNSFIHQRIPQKLRISGCLSVILVVFLMTAVLVKVDVSPVPFFTLTMIKIVCINSFGAVLQGSLFGLAGMLPASYTTPIMSGQGLAGTFAAFSMICALASGSALNDSSFGYFITACVVILLAIFSYLALPKMEFFQYYAESNGHQPISDEENKMDLLKKDGPAEKRPVVSLTDEDGKPAVSVFAIFKQIWVMALSVCCIFAVTIGTFPAVTVDVKTSVVDAGAWDMYFIPVSCFLLFNVMDWAGRSLTAVCMWPGKDSILLPVLVCARVIFVPLFILCNVQPRHTLPVVFAHDAWYIIFMIFFAFSNGYLASLCMCFGPKKVAQHEAETAGAIMAFFLSLGLALGAALSFGFRAMI